A window from Primulina huaijiensis isolate GDHJ02 chromosome 11, ASM1229523v2, whole genome shotgun sequence encodes these proteins:
- the LOC140988695 gene encoding probable zinc transporter 10, translated as MTSKASILLVLFLLVSNFSVQVLSVVQECGAEDDAGCIDKKKALPLKIIAIVSILVTSMIGVCLPLCTRSIPALQPDRSLFVIVKAFAAGIILATGFMHVLPDSFDMLSSTCLKDNPWHKFPFTGFVAMLSAILTLMIDSLATSVYSQKNKSGVVLPAESRDQEMAVAEPDHGHFHGHHHGGKLVDAEGSQLLRYRVIAMVLELGIIVHSIVIGLSLGASNNACTIKGLVAALCFHQMFEGMGLGGCILQAEYSFVKKTAMAFFFAVTTPFGIALGMGLSSTYKENSPRSLITVGLLNASSSGLLIYMALVDLLAADFMGAKLQGSIKLQIKSYAAVMLGAGGMSLMAKWA; from the exons ATGACTTCTAAAGCATCAATTCTTTTGGTCTTGTTCCTCCTGGTTTCCAACTTTTCTGTGCAGGTTCTCTCGGTTGTGCAGGAATGCGGAGCAGAAGATGATGCTGGATGCATCGACAAGAAAAAAGCATTGCCTCTCAAAATCATCGCCATCGTGTCCATTCTAGTAACAAGCATGATCGGCGTGTGCTTGCCACTCTGCACGCGCTCCATCCCCGCGCTCCAGCCTGATCGCAGCCTTTTCGTGATCGTCAAGGCTTTTGCCGCTGGAATCATTCTGGCCACTGGGTTCATGCACGTTCTTCCTGATTCATTCGACATGTTGTCATCCACCTGTTTGAAGGATAATCCATGGCATAAGTTTCCTTTCACTGGATTTGTGGCCATGCTCTCCGCCATCCTCACGCTTATGATCGATTCCTTGGCCACCAGTGTATATAGTCAGAAGAATAAATCTGGAGTGGTGCTGCCGGCCGAGTCAAGAGACCAGGAGATGGCTGTGGCGGAACCTGATCACGGCCATTTTCATGGCCATCACCACGGAGGCAAATTGGTCGATGCTGAGGGCTCACAACTTCTACGATATAGAGTAATTGCCATG GTTTTAGAGCTGGGAATCATCGTTCATTCCATAGTGATAGGACTGTCTCTTGGCGCGTCGAACAACGCCTGCACAATCAAAGGGCTGGTAGCTGCACTCTGCTTCCATCAAATGTTCGAAGGAATGGGTCTCGGCGGTTGCATTCTCCAGGCGGAATACAGCTTCGTAAAGAAGACTGCGATGGCATTTTTCTTCGCGGTGACCACTCCATTCGGGATAGCACTGGGGATGGGATTATCCAGCACTTACAAAGAGAACAGCCCTCGTTCCCTGATAACTGTGGGCTTACTCAATGCTTCGTCTTCTGGCCTCTTGATTTATATGGCTCTCGTTGATTTGTTGGCAGCAGATTTTATGGGAGCCAAGCTGCAAGGCAGCATCAAACTGCAGATCAAGTCTTACGCCGCCGTCATGTTGGGTGCCGGCGGGATGTCCCTCATGGCTAAATGGGCGTGA